TCCCCCAGACACTTCCTAAACACCGCCACAAACTGATATCTCGACAGCGGGGCCCCATTTTCGTGTACCAAAAAAGTGCCCCCAACCGCCGGGCGGATGTCCAGATATTTCCGGACCAGCCCCACTGGGCAAAGTTCCGATCCTTCGATCGGGAACACCTGGACCGCTCTGCCCTTGCCACTCTGGTCCGTCTTGGACCTTCTGAGCCACAACGTGACCCCCTCCGGGGCCCAACTAAGGTCCGATGCCCCCATGCCCCCTTGTACCATTTTCGACGGGCTCACCAGCTCGCCTATCCTAAACGCCCCGAAAAATGCCAGCGCGAATGCCGCGCGAAACAACGTAACTTCAAAACCGGACGACCCCACTGTACCCATCCTATCCATCAACCCTTTTAAAATGTCGAAAGACACCGGGCGGCGCGTGTCCAGCCGCCGCCCTTGCTTCCTGTACCCTTTCAGAGCCTGGCGCACCCAGAAATCCTTTGTAAAATCTGGCAACCCCTGCCACTTGAATAAAAACGCCAAACCGGCCAACTTCTTATCCAATACCGACTGAGACACTCCTGCCTCGATATTTCTGGACAAAAAGTACCACACCAATGTCCTCACCTCCGGTCCCGAAAGGTGCACCTCAGATTCCATTACCAAGCTACTCCATTCTACCCATACTTTTTCATAGGCCGCCCACGTACCCGCACTCACCGATTTTTTAATCCAGGTGGAGATGATTCCAATGGAATCTGCCACAGCCACTCCGGACAGGGGACCCCTCGCTCCTCTGCTTCCGGCAccaactcccggaacctgtcccactggaacCGAGACAAAGCATCAGCCACGACATTTTCAACCCCCGGTAAATGCACCGCATAAACAAACACATTCAGCTGCAGACACCGAAGTACCAAGTGTCTCAGGAGCCGAATCACTGGGGGAGAAGACGCGGTCACGCGATTTATCACCTGCACGACCCCCAGGTTATCCCCATGGAagcgcaccttccgatcccggaaagacgtgccccacaactcaaccgccagcaccactggaaacagctccagcagcaccaaatTTTTTGTAAAACCCGCAGACAGCCAGGACTGAGGCCAGGGGCCCGCACTCCACTGTCCTTGAAAAAAGGCCCCAAAGCCTGATCCCCCGGCCGCGTCTGTGTACAGCTCTAggtcaaaattgctgaccgggCCAGACATCCACAAGGCCCTTCCGTTAAAGGCCTCTAAAAAAGAGTGCCAGACCCACAGGTCCTCCCTGTGTTCCTTCACCAGCCTTACATAGTGGTCAGGCAACCTAACCCCCGCCGTGCTGGCCGACAGACGCCGACAAAAAATTCTCCCCATCGGGAGGATCCTGCAGGCAAAGTTGAGCTTCCCCAAGAGCGACTGCAGCGCTCTCAGTTGTACCTTACGCATGCCAATCATCCccctgacctccgccttgagGCCCTCCAACTTGTCCGCCGGCAGCCTGCATTCCATAGCCTCGGAATCGATAACTATGCCCAAGAACTGAATGACCGACCTAGGCCCCTCCGTTTTGTCGGGCGCCAGTGGCACCCCAAAACGCTCCGCTATGTGCTCCAGCGTGGCCAACAAGACCGCGCAAACCTTTGACCCCGCCGGTCCAATGCagagaaagtcatccagataatggataaCCGAATCCACCCCCGCCACGTCTCGTACCACCCACTCCAAGAAAGAACTGAACTGTTCGAATAATGCGCAGGACACTGAGCAACCCATGGGCAGGCACTTGTCCACATAGAATTCGccctcccagtgacaccccaacaaccgaaagctgtccgggtgcactgACAACAGCCGGAAAGCCGCCTCGATGTCTGACTTGGCCATCAACGCCCCCCGGCCGTACCGCctaacccaactcaccgccgcgtcGAACGAAGTGTAGCACACTGAACAATCCTCCGCATTAATCGCATCGttcaccgaccccccttttgggaAGGAGAGGTGGTGTATGAGCCTGAACTTGTTTGGTTCTTTCTTCGGTACCACCCCCAACGGGGAAACCACCAGGCCTGCTAACGGAGGGGACTCAAACGGGCCACCCATTCGGCCCAGCCCGACCTCCTTACGGAGCTTCTCGGAAACCACTTCCGAGTGTTGCCTAGCTGAACGTAAATTTTTGGACATTGGCGGAATCACGGTCAAATTAGCAGGGATACGAAAACCAACTGTAAAACCCTCCTCCAGGAGCTGGGCAGCCgccctgtccggatacctaccgagaaacggcagcATCCTTTTCACCATCACCGGCGTGCTCCCTCTTGCCAGAAGGATCTCCGGAACGgcccttgccctgcttgaagcagcgggaagaggggtgattacccccacacccggagcactcatgcttgtaCCGGCACGCCCCTCCGAATTTGCAGTTTCCCTCGTTAAACTGCCaacaaaccccctttttctttccggccgactgtcccagggaagaggccccgccgccccccccccctgaaaaaacggagcCGATGTCCTCGGAGCcgtcataagccgcatccaaaggctaaTGTCCTTCGCGTCCCACCGAATGTCCGGCCTAATCGCCCGACGTTGCCTAAATTGCTCGTCATAACGAAGCCAACCCGTGCCCCCATAACAACGATAGGCCTCGCTAATCGCCTCCTGGTAGCTGAAGAGCGCCGAACAGTGTTCGGGGTTCTTCTCGCCAATCACGCTGGCCAAAATAGAATAAGCCTGCGACCAATTCGCAAACGTGCGAGGTATGAGCCGATACCTCCGCTTTTCCTCGTCCTCCTTTTTGGAGTCCTCTGGCTTCACCCTATCCAagttgaatttctccaacggtAACAAAGCGAATATCTCCACATATTCGCTCTTCCAGATTTTTTCCCGAACCTCTTGTTTCAAATGTGCCCCCAGCGGCGCATCATAACAAGTGTACACTTGCCCCTTTGCTTCATCCGCTAACCGCACCAAATCCCGCTTCTTGCCTGCGGCCCCTGCCGGCTCGGCAGTCCCTGCCGTCTGCGCCGCCGGTCCTGACCCCAAGCCACCCCCATTCGCCTCCTTCTCAGTCACCACTACCGCCGTTGGGGCAGCTGCCGCAGCcgccgcagcccccccccctcccggccccCAAGCCGCGGTCGGGCCCGCGGGGGGTCTGTCCCCCCCTTTTAGCTGGCTAACCAACGCCTCTAGCCCCGACAAAAATCTCTGCAACCCCGCATCCACCCCAGGATTCCCCACCTGTGCGTCCGTAACCTAGGAAGATGTCGCACTGCCCCCAGACACCGCAGGCACCACCAACCTAtcccgggccccccccacccggccCCCAACAATCACATCATCACACCGTGAATTTGAAACAAATGTGGAAAAggacttaccgggctgcgtggaagcaatcccatcagccgaTCGTCTGGAATCCCTTGCTGTAGGCACCGTCCTGGGCACGACCTCCTCCTCCGAACCGGACAGCTCCCCATCCGACTGGTCCTCGCACAACCCCTCTTCCCCCGATGATGACCCCCCGGGCAGCTCGGTCCCGGCGGCCGaaggcccagggccggattcgCTCTCCCTGCGGGCCCTGGACCCGTGAGCGGATTTTGCCGGCGCTTTCCTGCCAGGCGTAACTCTGTTGCGGTCTTCCTCTTGACTTCTCCCCCTCGCCGTCTGGTCCTCCTGCAAGTGGCTAGCCGCAGCAGCTGAGGGGCTAGCCACCGTAATCTGGGATCCCTCTCGCCGAGGCCTGCTGACCGGGCCCGCCTCCACCTGCTCCACACGTCGGGCGGGCACGGCCGCCGCACCTGAGCCCCCCGGccgtccccccctctgtccttgggTGCTTCTGGTCCCCCCTGCCGGGCCTTCAATGACCCCTGTAGCCGCCGCCGCCGCACGCTTCGCGGGGGGGCCCGATGGGGCCCTGTTCCTGCCGCCTTCCGACCGCTGCTGACGATGGGCTGGGTGAATATCTGCGGGGGGGGCGCGACGAGCGCGACCGCGCGGTCCCCCGGCCGGTGTGACTGGGCCCCGATAGCGCTGCTTCCCCACCGCTCTGACTATTGTCCTGGCCCGTGTGGTTAGGCCCCGACGGCACCGCGCCGCTTGCTGCCCCGTTCTGAGGGAGAAGTGTCCCCAGCTGACGCTGCAGCCAGTCCTCCCCCCGCACCGCCGCCTCGGCCCTAAGCTGTGCAAACAG
The sequence above is drawn from the Rana temporaria chromosome 4, aRanTem1.1, whole genome shotgun sequence genome and encodes:
- the LOC120937472 gene encoding uncharacterized protein LOC120937472, with protein sequence MSGPVSNFDLELYTDAAGGSGFGAFFQGQWSAGPWPQSWLSAGFTKNLVLLELFPVVLAVELWGTSFRDRKVRFHGDNLGVVQVINRVTASSPPVIRLLRHLVLRCLQLNVFVYAVHLPGVENVVADALSRFQWDRFRELVPEAEERGVPCPEWLWQIPLESSPPGLKNRYWTFVGLDFGPLLRGSGGKTGGGTPDRLATGDFETGGEGTVVGGPRDVMEQSCAGGIQMGTFGQTSGGASDSCWGQ